In a genomic window of Echeneis naucrates chromosome 4, fEcheNa1.1, whole genome shotgun sequence:
- the LOC115041671 gene encoding transmembrane protein 69-like isoform X2, whose translation MLTAVFRRSTFAAQKVFHWAGTPQRCWTSALTGVSDGDSVFVQTCWASSAQLPSRERDSGFLKPHAFLGLKRAESFLSAQTHVFPFPVRNQHFHSSVVRMKKRLLPEPPPRELDLLRYDMKDLLKSPKPALYLGFAGLLPFVCPTLLMAVTENYLPELAFAQLAYSAAIISFLGGARWGFALPESSPAKPDWINLANSVVPSLLAWVTMLMSDNIIPAVTMVIMGLGISLHYDLSLLPTYPSWFKALRSILTTVAMFSLVGTLIMNGIYPEKKLFSD comes from the exons ATGCTCACTGCTGTATTTAGAAGAAGCACATTTGCAGCCCAGAAG GTTTTTCACTGGGCAGGTACTCCACAAAGATGCTGGACATCAGCCCTGACTGGAGTTTCTGATGGTGATTCTGTCTTCGTGCAGACCTGCTGGGCATCATCAGCGCAGCTGCCTTCTAGAGAACGGGACAGCGGATTTTTAAAACCTCACGCTTTCCTCGGTTTAAAGAGGGCTGAGTCTTTCCTGAGTGCTCAAActcatgtttttccatttccagtgaGGAACCAGCATTTCCACTCTTCTGTTGTGAGGATGAAGAAACGACTGCTGCCTGAACCTCCTCCCAGAGAGCTAGACCTGCTGCGCTATGATATGAAGGACTTGTTGAAGAGTCCCAAACCTGCCCTGTACCTGGGGTTTGCAGGGCTACTACCCTTTGTGTGTCCTACTCTGCTGATGGCTGTGACTGAGAACTACCTCCCAGAACTGGCCTTTGCCCAGTTAGCCTACAGTGCTGCCATTATTTCCTTCTTGGGTGGAGCACGCTGGGGATTTGCTCTTCCTGAGAGCAGTCCAGCCAAACCAGACTGGATAAACCTGGCCAACAGTGTGGTTCCTTCCCTTCTAGCTTGGGTGACCATGCTGATGAGTGACAACATCATTCCTGCAGTCACTATGGTTATCATGGGGCTTGGAATCTCACTGCATTATGACCTCTCTCTTCTGCCAACTTACCCCAGCTGGTTCAAAGCACTGCGCTCCATCCTAACCACTGTGGCAATGTTTTCTCTAGTTGGCACACTCATAATGAATGGCATATACCCTGAAAAGAAACTGTTTTCAGACTAA
- the LOC115041671 gene encoding transmembrane protein 69-like isoform X1, which translates to MLTAVFRRSTFAAQKVKENVFHWAGTPQRCWTSALTGVSDGDSVFVQTCWASSAQLPSRERDSGFLKPHAFLGLKRAESFLSAQTHVFPFPVRNQHFHSSVVRMKKRLLPEPPPRELDLLRYDMKDLLKSPKPALYLGFAGLLPFVCPTLLMAVTENYLPELAFAQLAYSAAIISFLGGARWGFALPESSPAKPDWINLANSVVPSLLAWVTMLMSDNIIPAVTMVIMGLGISLHYDLSLLPTYPSWFKALRSILTTVAMFSLVGTLIMNGIYPEKKLFSD; encoded by the exons ATGCTCACTGCTGTATTTAGAAGAAGCACATTTGCAGCCCAGAAGGTAAAGGAAAAT GTTTTTCACTGGGCAGGTACTCCACAAAGATGCTGGACATCAGCCCTGACTGGAGTTTCTGATGGTGATTCTGTCTTCGTGCAGACCTGCTGGGCATCATCAGCGCAGCTGCCTTCTAGAGAACGGGACAGCGGATTTTTAAAACCTCACGCTTTCCTCGGTTTAAAGAGGGCTGAGTCTTTCCTGAGTGCTCAAActcatgtttttccatttccagtgaGGAACCAGCATTTCCACTCTTCTGTTGTGAGGATGAAGAAACGACTGCTGCCTGAACCTCCTCCCAGAGAGCTAGACCTGCTGCGCTATGATATGAAGGACTTGTTGAAGAGTCCCAAACCTGCCCTGTACCTGGGGTTTGCAGGGCTACTACCCTTTGTGTGTCCTACTCTGCTGATGGCTGTGACTGAGAACTACCTCCCAGAACTGGCCTTTGCCCAGTTAGCCTACAGTGCTGCCATTATTTCCTTCTTGGGTGGAGCACGCTGGGGATTTGCTCTTCCTGAGAGCAGTCCAGCCAAACCAGACTGGATAAACCTGGCCAACAGTGTGGTTCCTTCCCTTCTAGCTTGGGTGACCATGCTGATGAGTGACAACATCATTCCTGCAGTCACTATGGTTATCATGGGGCTTGGAATCTCACTGCATTATGACCTCTCTCTTCTGCCAACTTACCCCAGCTGGTTCAAAGCACTGCGCTCCATCCTAACCACTGTGGCAATGTTTTCTCTAGTTGGCACACTCATAATGAATGGCATATACCCTGAAAAGAAACTGTTTTCAGACTAA
- the tm4sf4 gene encoding transmembrane 4 L6 family member 4 encodes MCSGSFAKCLGATLVPLSVLCVLCNILLFFPSGKSIESKHITNEVWYFGGILGSGVLMIFPILVFLGLKNNDCCGCCGNDNCGRRFAMLGSMLFAAVGVLGSGYSVIVSAVAISSGPMCMTFRNATLTVWNTPFNKGNYLSKTSMWSACKEPVDVVSWHLTLFSILLVAGLIQVAICAVQVVNGLLGALCGDCCRCCEKGDN; translated from the exons ATGTGTTCAGGCAGTTTTGCCAAGTGTTTGGGGGCCACTCTAGTGCCTTTGTCagttctgtgtgtgctgtgcaaTATCCTGCTCTTCTTCCCCTCTGGGAAATCTATTGAGAGCAAACACATCACAAATGAGGTCTGGTACTTTGGCGGTATTCTGGGATCTGGAGTGCTG ATGATCTTCCCAATTCTGGTCTTCCTGGGTCTGAAGAACAATGATTGCTGTGGTTGCTGTGGCAACGATAACTGTGGGCGGAGATTTGCG ATGCTGGGCTCCATGCTGTTTGCAGCTGTGGGTGTTTTGGGGTCTGGCTACTCAGTTATAGTTTCTGCTGTGGCCATCAGCTCTGGCCCTATGTGCATGACTTTCCGTAATGCCACATTGACGGTGTGGAACACTCCCTTCAACAAAGG AAACTATTTATCCAAAACTTCTATGTGGTCGGCCTGTAAGGAGCCAGTGGATGTGGTGTCCTGGCATCTGACTCTGTTCTCTATACTGCTGGTTGCGGGTTTAATCCAGGTGGCAATCTGTGCGGTGCAGGTGGTGAACGGCCTCCTGGGAGCTCTGTGTGGGGACTGCTGTCGCTGCTGTGAAAAG GGTGATAACTAA
- the slc25a24 gene encoding mitochondrial adenyl nucleotide antiporter SLC25A24 encodes MHRIVKKLLFTDCQCAEDASKAYEELFAQLDTNRDGKVDVSELKAGLTAMGFKIGKGVAQKIVSSGDQDKDDKLDFSEFSKYLKEHEKKLQLTFKSLDKNNDGRIDFMEIKQSLADLGVEVTKEDAKKILKSIDVDGTMTVDWNEWREHFLFNPATNLQEIIRYWKHSTVLDIGDSLTIPDEFTEDEKTTGLWWKQLAAGAMAGAVSRTGTAPLDRMKVFMQVHASKSNQISLVGGFKQMLKEGGVTSLWRGNGVNVLKIAPETAIKFMAYEQYKKLLSTEPGKIKTHERFMAGSLAGATAQTAIYPMEVMKTRLTLRKTGQYSGMFDCAKKILKNEGVKAFYKGYVPNILGIIPYAGIDLAVYESLKNFWLSRYAKDTANPGVLVLLGCGTISSTCGQLASYPLALIRTRMQAQASVEGSEQLPMSRMVKKILEKEGFFGLYRGILPNFMKVIPAVSISYVVYEYMRSGLGIQK; translated from the exons ATGCATCGCATCGTAAAGAAGCTCTTATTTACGGACTGCCAGTGCGCAGAAGATGCGTCGAAAGCGTACGAGGAGCTGTTCGCCCAGCTGGACACCAACCGGGATGGGAAGGTGGATGTGTCCGAGCTGAAGGCCGGCCTGACCGCCATGGGCTTCAAAATCGGGAAGGGAGTAGCTCAG aaaaTTGTCTCCTCTGGTGACCAAGACAAAGATGACAAGCTCGACTTCAGTGAGTTTTCCAAGTACCTGAAGGAGCATGAAAAGAAATTACAGTTGACCTTCAAGAGCTTGGACAAAAATAATGatg GCAGAATAGATTTCATGGAGATAAAGCAGTCGCTTGCTGATCTGGGAGTGGAAGTCACCAAAGAAGATGCAAAGAAAATCCTTAAGAG TATCGATGTGGATGGCACCATGACCGTGGACTGGAATGAATGGAGGGAGCACTTCTTGTTTAACCCAGCTACCAACCTGCAGGAGATTATCCGCTACTGGAAGCACAGCACG GTGCTGGATATCGGTGATAGCCTCACTATTCCAGATGAGTTCACGGAGGACGAGAAGACCACTGGTTTGTGGTGGAAGCAGCTGGCAGCAGGAGCCATGGCAGGTGCTGTGTCCCGTACAGGAACCGCCCCATTGGACAGAATGAAGGTCTtcatgcag GTTCATGCTTCTAAGAGCAACCAAATAAGCCTGGTCGGTGGTTTCAAACAGATGTTAAAAGAGGGAGGTGTGACATCTCTGTGGAGAGGAAATGGTGTTAATGTCCTGAAAATTGCCCCTGAGACAGCCATTAAGTTCATGGCTTATGAACAG TATAAGAAGCTGCTGTCCACTGAGCCAGGGAAAATAAAGACCCATGAGAGATTCATGGCTGGATCACTGGCTGGAGCCACAGCCCAAACTGCCATTTACCCCATGGAG GTGATGAAAACCCGTCTGACCCTGAGGAAGACTGGACAGTACTCAGGAATGTTTGATTGTGCCAAGAAAATCCTGAAAAATGAGGGAGTGAAGGCATTTTACAAGGGCTACGTTCCTAATATTCTGGGGATCATCCCATATGCTGGTATAGATCTGGCAGTTTATGAG AGCTTGAAGAACTTCTGGTTGTCCCGCTACGCGAAAGACACAGCTAACCCAGGTGTTCTGGTTCTGCTCGGCTGTGGTACCATATCCAGCACATGTGGCCAGTTAGCCAGCTACCCTTTGGCTTTGATTCGCACCAGGATGCAGGCACAAG CTTCTGTGGAGGGCTCAGAGCAGCTGCCGATGAGCCGGATGGTGAAGAAGATTCTAGAAAAGGAAGGCTTCTTTGGACTTTACCGTGGCATCCTACCCAATTTCATGAAGGTTATACCGGCTGTCAGCATCAGCTACGTTGTGTATGAGTACATGCGGTCTGGCCTGGGGATTCAGAAGTAG